DNA from Paludisphaera mucosa:
CCCGCCCCGGTCGCCGCGTCGAAGGCGATCGGTCCATTGCAGATCAGGCATTTGCCGACCCAGTCGCCCCCGCGGCGCTCGAATGTGACGTCGCTCTGGGCGGCCAGGTCCAGCTTGTCAGCGATGGTCACGCGGCAATCCTCCCTCGTTCCCGGCCATCCGGCTTCGAGCGGCCGGCTCGCGGCGAAGGATGGTCTGAAACGACCGAAATCCATCATGGCATTTTGTCCATCTTAGGGCCGCGCCCGCCAGTTCATCCAGCCAGGGGGAGAAACGTGGCATGTTGAGGGGGTTCCAGGGCGACTCGGGGCCCCGGTATGAACTAGTGTGGAATTGGGAGGAAGGAACGCTCGCCGCGGAATCCTCCCCGCCCCGACCGCCGGCGACGAAGCCGTGACGCTCGGGCTTTGAGACAAGACGATCGCGAAGGAGCGGTCCGATCCGATGACTCATCACGGTGGATCGAACGAACCTGCCCCCCCCCTCCCCGTCGCGGACGCGAGACGCGGGTTGAGCCCGATCGAGCCGCCGTCGGAGCCGAAGATCCACCCTGCGCGCGCCTCGAATCCGGGCGAAGAGGATCCCAAGTGTGGCCGCGGCAGGCCGACGAGCGCCGAGCTGGCCAACCGTTACGAGCTGGCGATCCGGGCCACCGGCCAGGTCTTCTATTTCTGGGATGCGGAACTCGATCAGATCCTGAAACTGGGCCCGAACTGCGAAGAAATCCTCGGTTACCGGCCCGAGGAGCTGGCCGGCGGCTTGGACCGTTGGATCGGGCTGATCCACCCCGACGACCGCGCCGGCTTCCTGGCGGTCGTGACGTCGCCCACGAAGTCCGATACGTCGTACCGTTCGCAGTACCGGCTGCGTCACAAATCAGGACGATACCTGATCGCCCGCGACGAAGGACGGTATCTGCTGAACGCGTCGGGCATGCTCGTGCAGGCCGTCGGCTTCATCACCGACGTCACCGAGCAAGTCCGGGCGGACGAGCGCCGGCGCCATCGCGAGTCGACCCTGCTCAGCTTCTTCAACGCCGCCCCCGAGTCCCTTTTCGTGACCGAGATGCTCGATGACGACATCCGCATCCTCTCGATGAATCCGGCGGCGGTCGGCCTCATGGGGCGCTCCGAGGAGAAGGTCCTCAACCACACGATGGCGCAGCTCGGATATCCCCGATCGGACATCGAGCTCTGGCTCGGGCGATATCGTGAATGCATCCGCACCGGACGGCCTGGATGTTACGAGTTGTCCCACGAGACCGCCTCGGGAGCGGGATGGTTCACCGTCACGCTGGCCCCGATCCCCGGGCTGTCGGCGGGCCCCCCGCGCTTCGGCTTCATCGCCGAGGACGTGACGGCCCGCAAGCTGGCCGAAATCGAGTTGCAGGCCGCGGCCCTCGAACGTCAGCAGATCATGGACGCCATCCCCGACATCCTCTACGTCCTCGACCGCGAGAGCCGGCTCGTGTCCTGGAACCTCAGCCTCGAGCGGGCCACCGGGTGGACGGCGGAGGAGCTTCGCGGCCGCCCGGCCGCGGAGTTTTTCCCGCCCGAGGAACGGTCGATCGTCGCGGACGGGATCGCACGCACGGTCTCGGATGGTCGGGCCATGATCGAGGCGACGCTCCTGCGACGGGACGAGACGCCGATCCCCTACCATTTCGTCAGCGCGCCGCTACTGGACTCCGGCGGAAATCTGGTGGGCCTCGCGGGCATCGGCCGCGACATGACGGAGCGGCGGGCGCTGGACCGAGCCCTCCGCGAGCAAGCCGAGGCCGTCGAGACGATCAATCGGGTGGGGCTCTCGCTGGCCGCGGAGCACGACTCCGAGGCCCTCGTCCGGTCGATCAGCGAGGCGTCTCGATCGCTGTCGGGAGCCCGCTTCGCCGCCTATTTCCCCCTGGAACACGCGGGGCGGCCCCCACTCGCACCGCACGTCTGCGCGGCCGCCGGGCGGCCCGGCGTCCCGCGCCTCTGCGTCTGCCTCTGCGTCGAGCTGTTCGGCCCGGTCTTGCGAAGATCGGAGATCATCCGCGTGGACGACGCGGAGGCCGACCCGCGATTTCGCCGTTTCGCCGCGGAACCCGGCCTGCTCGGCTGCGCGGGGGTCGCCAGCCTGATGGCCGTGCCCGTCAAGTCCCTCGGCGGCGAGGTCCTGGGCGGCCTCGTACTGGCTCACGAACGGCTCGGCGTCTTCGACGAGCGCGCCGAGCGGCTGGTCTGCGGCCTGGCGGCCCAGGCCGCGGTCGCGCTCGACAACTCCCGCCTGCTCGAGGGCCTCCGCGAAAGCCGGGCCGAGGTTGAGGCGGCCTACGACGAGACCATCGCCGGCTGGGCTCGCGCGCTGGACCTGCGCGACCACGAGACCGAGGGGCACAGCCGACGCGTCACCGACCTGACCATCCGGCTCGCCGACGCCATGGGGATGTCCCGGGAGGACCTGGTCCACGTTCGTCGCGGCGCCTTGCTGCACGACATCGGCAAGATGGGCGTCCCCGATGGGATCTTGCGAAAGCCCGGACCTCTCGAAGACGCGGAATGGGAGATCATGAAGCGTCACCCGGCCTATGCCTTCGAGATGCTCAGGCCGATCTCGTTCCTATGCCGCGCGCTCGACATCCCGTACAGCCACCACGAGCGATGGGACGGCGGCGGCTACCCGCGGGGCCTCCGGGGGAGCCAGATCCCCCTGGCGGCGCGGATCTTCGCCGTCGTCGACCTGTACGACGCCTTGACCCACGACCGGCCCTACCGCTCGGCCTGGCCGGCGGAACGGGCCCTGAGTCACGTCCAGTCGCTCTCCGGCACGCACCTCGACCCGACGGTCGTGTCGGCCTTCCTCCGCCTCTTGAACGAGCGGGCCGACCCGGCGCAGCCGGCTTACCGCAACAGCTCGGGCCCTCGGCCCCGTCAATGCCTCCCGAAGTGACGTCCGGCACCAGGCGGAGCACTCTCGCCCGGTTCAGTACATGCGTTCGCCGCCGGCCGGGGCGACTGATCCGTCGCCGACCTTGCCGAGGGCCGCTCGCACCATCAGCAGTTCGCCCACGTTCTCCAGCGTCAGCAGGCCGACCATTTGGCCGTCGCGCGTCACCGGCACGCAGGGAGCGGCTCGCTCGCGGAGCATGGCGACGGCGACGACGAGCGGCCCGTCGGCCGCGACCGCCGGTGCTGCGGCCTCGGCGAACTCACGCACCGGGGCCTCCGGCCCGCGCGCGGCAAGGCCGGCCATCAGCCTCGCCCGGGTCAGCACGAGGGCCGCGCCCCCGTCGTCGACGACCGGGAAATCCTGCTGAGCGCCGGCGAGGAGCAGTTCCGCGGCCCGGCCCAACTTCTCCTCGGGGTGGAGGATCTGAAAGTCCGTTAGCATCGCATCGCGGACCGGGACGTCCTTCAACGCGGCGCGTTCGGCGACCTGCACGGCCTCTGCCTCGGCCCCGATCCACACGAAGAGGGCGATGAAGAGCAGCATCGGCGCCCCGTTGCCGAGCCCGAACAGCCCGAAGCCGATCGCCATCAACTGGCCCACCGATGCCGCCAGCCGGGTCGCCCGGGCGTAGGGCAGCCTCATCGCCAGCAGCGCGCGCAGCACCCTCCCGCCGTCCATCGGGAACGCCGGCAGCATGTTGAAGGCCGCCAGGAAGACGTTCACGAGCAGGAGCTTGGACCAGAAACCCTCGCGCAGGATCTCGTCCGTTCCCGAGGCCGTCGGGAATCGGACGCCGAAAACCCCCATCAAGACGGCGATGATCACGAGGTTCACCGCTGGGCCGGCCAGGGCCACCAGCAGCTCCTGGACCGGCTTTTCCGGGATTCGCTGGAGGCGGGCGACGCCGCCGATCGGCAGCAGCGTGATGTCCGACGTCGGCACGCCGAACCGCCGCGCGGTCAGTGCGTGCCCCAGTTCATGCAGCACGACGCACGCGAACAGGGCCACGACGAAGGCCCCTTGCTCCGCCCCCTGCCAAAGGTGCTGATGCTCCATGACCCCGGCCGCGACCAGCCAGATGATGAGGATCACGAACGTCCAGTGGAGATAGATCGGGATCCCGGCGACGCGACCCAGCTTCCAGGACCAAGACATCCGTCGACCTCCCTTCGTCCCTGTGCACCTTGCCGCGTCAGCCCTCATTCTATCGGTCTGGACCGGATCCAGCATCGTCGGCGGTCCCGTTCAGGTTTCCGCACGCTCATTTGACAAGGCCCGCGAGCGACCTAGGCTAGCGATAAGGGCCCGCGAACCGGAGC
Protein-coding regions in this window:
- a CDS encoding site-2 protease family protein, with product MSWSWKLGRVAGIPIYLHWTFVILIIWLVAAGVMEHQHLWQGAEQGAFVVALFACVVLHELGHALTARRFGVPTSDITLLPIGGVARLQRIPEKPVQELLVALAGPAVNLVIIAVLMGVFGVRFPTASGTDEILREGFWSKLLLVNVFLAAFNMLPAFPMDGGRVLRALLAMRLPYARATRLAASVGQLMAIGFGLFGLGNGAPMLLFIALFVWIGAEAEAVQVAERAALKDVPVRDAMLTDFQILHPEEKLGRAAELLLAGAQQDFPVVDDGGAALVLTRARLMAGLAARGPEAPVREFAEAAAPAVAADGPLVVAVAMLRERAAPCVPVTRDGQMVGLLTLENVGELLMVRAALGKVGDGSVAPAGGERMY
- a CDS encoding PAS domain S-box protein, with the protein product MSPIEPPSEPKIHPARASNPGEEDPKCGRGRPTSAELANRYELAIRATGQVFYFWDAELDQILKLGPNCEEILGYRPEELAGGLDRWIGLIHPDDRAGFLAVVTSPTKSDTSYRSQYRLRHKSGRYLIARDEGRYLLNASGMLVQAVGFITDVTEQVRADERRRHRESTLLSFFNAAPESLFVTEMLDDDIRILSMNPAAVGLMGRSEEKVLNHTMAQLGYPRSDIELWLGRYRECIRTGRPGCYELSHETASGAGWFTVTLAPIPGLSAGPPRFGFIAEDVTARKLAEIELQAAALERQQIMDAIPDILYVLDRESRLVSWNLSLERATGWTAEELRGRPAAEFFPPEERSIVADGIARTVSDGRAMIEATLLRRDETPIPYHFVSAPLLDSGGNLVGLAGIGRDMTERRALDRALREQAEAVETINRVGLSLAAEHDSEALVRSISEASRSLSGARFAAYFPLEHAGRPPLAPHVCAAAGRPGVPRLCVCLCVELFGPVLRRSEIIRVDDAEADPRFRRFAAEPGLLGCAGVASLMAVPVKSLGGEVLGGLVLAHERLGVFDERAERLVCGLAAQAAVALDNSRLLEGLRESRAEVEAAYDETIAGWARALDLRDHETEGHSRRVTDLTIRLADAMGMSREDLVHVRRGALLHDIGKMGVPDGILRKPGPLEDAEWEIMKRHPAYAFEMLRPISFLCRALDIPYSHHERWDGGGYPRGLRGSQIPLAARIFAVVDLYDALTHDRPYRSAWPAERALSHVQSLSGTHLDPTVVSAFLRLLNERADPAQPAYRNSSGPRPRQCLPK